A genomic stretch from Setaria italica strain Yugu1 chromosome VII, Setaria_italica_v2.0, whole genome shotgun sequence includes:
- the LOC101754018 gene encoding serine carboxypeptidase-like 42 produces the protein MAGSWRRTPLTAAAAALPWLLLGCVCALGYPESDLVRGLPGQPPVAFRQFAGYVDVDERAGRSLFYYLAEADGAAAASKPLTLWLNGGPGCSSVGGGAFTELGPFYPRGDGRGLRINDKSWNKVSNLLFVESPAGVGWSYSNTSSDYKTGDARTASDMHIFLLKWYEKFPEYKSRDLFLTGESYAGHYIPQLTNVLISHNKESKGFKFNIKGVAIGNPLLKLDRDIASIYEYFWSHGMISDEVGLAITNACDFEDYTFSSPHNESQSCNDAIAEANKVVGDYVNNYDVLLDVCYPSIVMQELRLRKYVTKISMGVDICMSYERFFYFNLPEVQQALHANRTRLPYKWSMCSAVLNYSDTDGNINILPLLQRIIEHNIPVWVFSGDQDSVVPLLGSRTLVRELAHDMGLDVTVPYRAWFHNDQVAGWVTEYGKLLTFATVRGAAHMVPFAQPDRALGLFRWFVDGQRLPNTTNPSTG, from the exons ATGGCTGGTTCTTGGAGACGGACGCCGCTGacggcagctgcggcggcgctcCCTTGGCTCCTGCTCGGCTGCGTCTGCGCGCTGGGCTACCCTGAGTCCGACCTGGTGCGGGGGCTGCCGGGGCAGCCGCCGGTGGCGTTCCGGCAGTTCGCCGGGTACGTGGACGTGGACGAGCGCGCCGGGAGGAGCCTCTTCTACTACCTCGCCGaggccgacggcgccgccgccgcgtccaagCCTCTCACCCTCTGGCTCAACGGAG GTCCTGGATGTTCTTCAGTTGGAGGTGGGGCTTTCACAGAGCTAGGCCCATTTTATCCAAGAGGGGATGGTAGAGGCCTTAGAATAAATGACAAGTCATGGAACAAAG TGTCAAACCTTCTTTTTGTGGAATCTCCTGCTGGTGTCGGATGGTCCTACTCAAACACATCATCAGACTACAAAACAGGAGATGCACGCACCG CTAGTGACATGCACATATTCCTGCTGAAATGGTATGAGAAGTTTCCAGAGTACAAATCAAGAGATCTTTTCCTTACTGGAGAGAGTTATGCAG GGCATTACATACCGCAACTGACCAATGTACTTATCAGTCATAACAAGGAATCAAAGGGTTTCAAATTCAATATCAAAGGAGTTGCT ATTGGAAACCCACTCCTCAAGCTTGACAGGGATATCGCCTCAATCTATGAGTACTTCTGGTCTCATGGCATGATCTCCGATGAGGTTGGCTTGGCAATCACAAATGCCTGTGATTTTGAGGACTACACCTTCAGCAGCCCTCACAACGAGAGCCAATCGTGCAATGACGCCATTGCAGAGGCAAACAAAGTGGTTGGGGATTATGTCAATAACTATGATGTTCTGCTAGATGTCTGCTACCCATCAATTGTGATGCAGGAGCTGCGGCTGCGAAAATAT GTAACTAAAATCAGCATGGGCGTTGATATCTGCATGTCCTATGAGAGATTCTTCTATTTTAACCTACCAGAAGTTCAGCAGGCACTCCATGCCAACAGAACGAGATTGCCATACAAATGGAGTATGTGCAGCGC GGTGCTGAACTACAGCGATACTGACGGCAACATCAACATTCTGCCGTTGCTGCAGAGGATCATTGAGCACAACATACCAGTTTGGGTATTCAG TGGTGATCAGGACTCTGTGGTGCCCCTCCTCGGCTCACGAACCCTAGTGCGTGAACTAGCTCATGACATGGGCCTTGACGTCACCGTCCCTTACCGTGCTTGGTTCCACAACGATCAG GTTGCCGGGTGGGTGACGGAGTACGGGAAGCTGCTGACCTTCGCAACGGTTCGTGGCGCGGCTCACATGGTGCCGTTTGCGCAGCCGGACCGGGCTCTCGGCCTCTTCCGGTGGTTTGTGGATGGACAAAGGCTTCCAAACACAACCAATCCGTCAACTGGATGA